The region TTTTCTTATCTAATATTTTAAGATAATTAACACAAAGTTTTAGTTTAAGCTTGGACTTGTCTCAAGTTATTCTGCCTGGGAGATAATCTAGTGTGATGTTACTTGCATTGTTTCAACCCCTCGAATTTCCTGACAACTTCAATCAGACACTGGCCATAAATATCTATGCGGAAACTATTTGCAGCAGTCAAGCTACCCTGGAGGTAGCCCGCGCCCAGGCAAGTCAGGCCGCAATGGATGCTTTTAATCGCCATCGACAATTTCATCTGTTTCCCCTGCAACTTTTGGACACTACTGAAAAAAACACCGAAGTCGAGTTGCTGAAACGTTGGGACGAGTTTTCCCGGAAGGTCTGCCCCGAAAAGTTTGAGTGATTATTTACGCGAAGACAAGGAGTGCCTATTTCAGTTTAAGCTGACCTGAATTGAGAAAGTATCAACAGAAACCCCCCAGGGGGAAAACTTTTGGAAGTTTTTGATCAAAGAAAAACTTCCAGTGGTGATTCTAACTTACTTTAATCTTGATGCTGGAAATTTTCGGACAAGCATGGCGGATTTTAGAACGTGTTTGAAAAGCCTCCCTTACCCCCCAAATTTGAAGGGAAACAGAGCCAGTATGCCGGAGGGGCTAAATCAGACCTTACAAACAGGCTCTAAGGTTGAAACAATATTTTTGTTTACAGCTTGTTAATAATGCAAATCCCAGCAAAAAGGCGACCTATCCCGGGGATAAATCGCCATCAACTCTAGAAATTTCTCGCAAACTTTGTCAACTATTAGTCAACTATGTTCTTGGCGTCTTTGGGGCACTCAAAGCCCCACCAATCCAACCTACAGGTGGAGGTAAGCGGCTTCTGCTTCCAGTTGACTGACGAGGGACTGATTGCCGGCGGCCCGAGCCCGCTCTAGTCGGTGCTGGAGGTTTTGACGCAGGGTTTCTTTGTGGGCGATCGCCGTTTGGGTCAAAACACGTTTACGATTATTCATTACTTCTACCCTCCGAAAGGCAGTGAAAAACTTACATTTAGATTTACACTCAACATAACATAAAACCCTAGACGATTTCCATAACGGTATCTATTGTTACTGAAGTTAACAAAAATGTGTGTGTGAAAAGTCTAAGTAAAAGTGGAGTCAGCCTGGAAAAAGTGGCTTTGCCATCGTTGGTGCAATTTGTCCCTGGGGCGAGGGATTGTGGCTCAGGCCTCCCCGTTACGGTTGGTAGCAATAAACAACAATTGTAAGCTTGCTGATTGATCCGGGTTTTGAATTAACTTTTGGGCTTACCTATGCCCTGCCCTACTGTCAAGAAACAATGGGGAAACTGGATGCCCCTTGCCCCCAGAGGGTATTGTACTTTTCGAGCAGGCAAGGTTAAGTAGGAATTGTGCTTCCACTCTCTCCAGAGTCAGGTAAATTTTTCCACCTTTGACTATGGGAAGAACACATCAGAAGCGTTGTTTGTGCTTCCAAGGAAAACTATGCGATCGCCATTCAAAAGTGGGTGGTCTTTGGTATCACTGCTATTTGTATTACTATCCGGCTGTGGTGGTGAAACTCTTTCCTACTCAGAAATGAAAGCCTCTCCTGCAGCCAACCAAGGCACTTTAACAGTACGGGCCAACGGAGAAGAAAGGGCCAGGGAGGGTCTAACCACTAAGGATGGCTGGTCTCTGGACTTCAGCCACGTTTATGTTTCCCTGGCAGAAATTAATGCTTACCAGATCGAGCCAGCCTTTGATGCCAGCACTGATGCTCCACTGCCAGATACAGCCGTGGCGATCGCCATACCAGGGCCCACGGTGGTGGATTTAGCAATGGCAGGACAAGATACTAAAACTATTTTAGTGGGGGAAACACCGGCTCCGGCGGGAAAATTTAACGCTTTATCTTGGCAAATGCCCCTGGCCGCAGCAGGCCCAGCCCAAGGTTACTCAATGTTACTGGAGGGAATGGCAACTAAAAATGGTCAGACAATTCCCTTCAAACTGGGGTTGAAAGAGCAATTGGGCTTTATTTGTGGTGATTTTGTCGGGGATGAACGCAAAGGCGTTTTGACTGCCGGGGGCAAGGCCGATTTGGAAGCAACCTTTCACTTAGATCATTTATTCGGAGAGGGGAAAGAACCCGCCGATAGCGACATTAACCTTAGTGCTTTCGGTTTTGCCCCCCTAGCGGCCCTGGCTCAGGAAAAGGGCATTGATCTCAACAGCGAGGATTTGCAAGCCCAATTAGGCGAGGCAGATTATCAAACCTTTTTGCAAGTTTTAGCCAACCTTGGCCACGTGGGGGAAGGCCATTGCCGACAAACCCCAAAATTTAACACCACCACTTCCGTCAACCCGTAAATCCGATGAAATCTAGTTTAGTCTTATTTTTTTTAGCGGGAGGCATACTTAGTCACACGGCCCCTATCTTCGCCCACGGAGTTAAAGTAGAACATCGTTCGGTGGAGGCGATCGCCGTGGCGGCCCAGTACGACTCCGGAGAACCCATGGCGGAAGCCCAGGTGTTGGTCTATGCTCCGGACAATGCTTCCCAACCTTGGTTAACGGGGGTCACCGACAAACAGGGTAAATTTACCTTCACTCCTGCAGGCGATCGCCCTGGCAACTGGGAAGTTGCTGTGCGACAAGGGGGCCATGGGGCCATGGTCACCATACCTTTGCAAGCAGGAGGAGCCAATGGTGGC is a window of Synechocystis sp. PCC 7338 DNA encoding:
- a CDS encoding carboxypeptidase-like regulatory domain-containing protein — translated: MKSSLVLFFLAGGILSHTAPIFAHGVKVEHRSVEAIAVAAQYDSGEPMAEAQVLVYAPDNASQPWLTGVTDKQGKFTFTPAGDRPGNWEVAVRQGGHGAMVTIPLQAGGANGGTMDAGSDQSDSDKMAPEITIASVPNAGALSPIQRGITIGAVIWGFVGTALFFTGKSQSHSKGRT